In Pseudomonas grandcourensis, the DNA window CAGGACATGGGTTTCGACGTGCTGTATTTCCCGCCGATCCATCCGATCGGGCGTAGCTACCGCAAAGGCCCGAACAACTCGCTGACGGCGGGTTCCGATGACCCGGGCAGCCCCTATGCGATTGGCAGCGAGGAGGGTGGGCACGAGGCGATTCACTCGCAATTGGGCACCCGCGAAGACTTCCGCCGACTGGTGGCAGCCGCTGCGGCCCATGGCCTGGAAATCGCCCTGGATTTTGCCATCCAGTGCTCCCAGGACCATCCATGGCTCAAACAACACCCCGGCTGGTTCAACTGGCGACCGGACGGCACGATCAAATACGCGGAGAACCCGCCGAAGAAATACCAGGACATCGTCAACGTCGACTTCTATGCCCCCGAGGCGATTCCGAGCCTGTGGTTGGAACTGCGGGACATCGTGGTCGGCTGGGTCGAGGAGGGCGTGAAGATCTTCCGCGTCGATAACCCGCACACCAAACCGTTGCCGTTCTGGCAGTGGCTGATCGCCGATGTACGGGCGCTGTACCCCGAGGTGATCTTCCTCGCCGAAGCCTTTACCACCCCGGCAATGATGGCGCGCCTGGGCAAGGTCGGTTATTCCCAGAGCTACACCTATTTCACCTGGCGCAACACCAAGGCCGAACTGGCGACCTACTTCACTGAACTCAACGAATCGCCGTGGCGCGAATGCTACCGACCGAATTTTTTCGTCAATACGCCGGACATCAACCCGGCGTTCCTCCACGAATCCGGGCGCCCCGGGTTTCTCATCCGCGCCGTGCTGGCGACCATGGGCTCGGGCCTGTGGGGCATGTATTCGGGGTTCGAACTATGCGAGTCGGCGCCGGTGCCGGGCAAGGAGGAGTACCTCGATTCCGAGAAGTACGAGATCCGCCCCAGGGACTTCAATGCGCCGGGCAACATCATTGCCGAGATCGCCCAACTCAACCGCATACGCCGGCAGAACCCGGCGTTGCACACGCATCTGGGCCTGAAGGTTTACAACGCGTGGAACGACAACATCCTGTACTTCGGCAAGCGCAGTGCCGATGGCGGCAATTTCATTCTGGTGGCGGTCAGCCTAGATCCGCACAACCTGCAGGAGGCGAACTTCGAATTGCCATTGTGGGAAATGGGCCTGCCGGACTACGCCAGCACCCATGGCGAAGACCTGATGAATGGCCATCGCTGGACCTGGCACGGCAAGCAGCAATTCATGCGGATCGACCCGGCGTATCAGCCGTTCGGGATTTGGAGAATTACCGCCTCTTGAGAACACCACAGGGGATTCTCAGCCTGTGGCCAAGATGAATTCACCAGGAGTTTCACATGGCGAAGAAACCCAAGGCAGCCACGTTCATCAATGACCCGCTCTGGTACAAAGACGCGGTGATCTATCAAGTTCACGTCAAATCGTATTTCGACTCCAACAACGACGGAATCGGCGACTTTCCCGGCCTCATCGCCAAGCTCGACTACATCGCCGACCTGGGCGTCAACACCATCTGGCTGTTGCCGTTCTATCCCTCCCCACGGCGCGACGACGGTTATGACATTGCCGAGTACCGCGGCGTACACGGCGACTACGGCACCATGGCCGATGCCCGGCGGTTCATTGCCGAGGCGCACAAACGCGGTCTGCGGGTGATCACCGAGCTGGTCATCAACCACACCTCTGACCAGCACCCGTGGTTCCAGCGGGCGCGCAAGGCCAAACCCGGATCGGCGGCGCGGGACTTCTACGTGTGGTCCGATGACGATCAGAAATACGACGGCACTCGCATCATTTTCCTCGATACAGAGAAGTCCAACTGGACCTGGGACCCGGTGGCCGGCCAATACTTCTGGCACCGTTTCTACTCCCACCAGCCGGACCTGAACTTCGATAACCCGCAAGTCATGAAAGCGGTGCTGTCGGTGATGCGTTACTGGCTCGACATGGGCATTGACGGCTTGCGCCTGGACGCGATTCCCTACCTGATCGAACGCGACGGCACCAACAACGAGAACCTGCCGGAAACCCACGACGTGCTGAAAAAGATCCGTGCGGAAATCGACGCCAACTACCCCGACCGCATGCTGCTGGCCGAGGCCAATCAGTGGCCGGAAGACACCCAGCTGTACTTCGGCGACACCGATAAAAAGGGCCTGAACGGCGACGAATGTCACATGGCCTTTCACTTCCCGTTGATGCCGCGCATGTACATGGCGCTGGCCCAGGAAGATCGCTTCCCGATTACCGACATTCTGCGCCAGACCCCGGATATCCCCGCCAACTGCCAATGGGCAATCTTCCTGCGCAACCACGATGAGCTGACCCTGGAGATGGTCACCGACAAGGAACGCGACTACCTGTGGAATTACTACGCCGCCGATCGCCGGGCGCGGATCAACCTGGGGATTCGCCGTCGCCTGGCGCCGCTGATGGAGCGCGACCGCCGCCGGGTCGAGCTGCTCAACAGCCTGCTGCTGTCCATGCCCGGCACGCCGACCCTGTATTACGGCGACGAAATCGGCATGGGCGACAACATCTACCTCGGCGATCGCGACGGTGTGCGCACGCCGATGCAATGGTCCATCGACCGCAACGGCGGTTTTTCCCGCGCCGATCCGGCGAGTCTGGTGTTGCCGCCGATCATGGACCCGCAATATGGCTACCTGTCGGTCAACGTCGAAACCCAGGCCGGCGACCCCCATTCGTTGTTGAACTGGACCCGACGCCTGCTCGCCGTGCGCAAGCAATCCAAGGCCTTCGGGCGCGGTACGTTGAAGATGCTGTCGCCGAGCAACCGGCGGATTCTGGCCTACACCCGCGAATACACCGGGGTGGACGGCAAACACGAAGTCATTCTGTGCGTGGCCAACGTGTCGCGCAGTGCCCAGGCCGCCGAGCTGGATCTGTCTGCCTACGTCGGCATGGTGCCGGTGGAAATGCTCGGGGGGAACGCGTTCCCGCCCATCGGCCAGCTGAATTTCCTCCTGACCCTGGCGCCTTACGGCTTCTACTGGTTCGGCCTCGCCGCGGAAAACCAGATGCCGAGCTGGCACGTGGAGCCCGCACAGAGCCTGCCGGACTTCACCACGCTGGTGCTGAAAAAGCGCATGGAGGAATTGCTGGAGGCGCCGTCACGCACCACGCTGGAGCAAAGCATCCTGCCCAACTGGTTGCAGAACCGCCGCTGGTTCGCGGGCAAGGACGCCGCCATCGAACAGGTCGATCTGGCCTATGGCGTGCGGTTCGGCGATCCACAGCATCCGGTGCTGTTCAGCGAGATCAATGTCACCAGCGGCGGTCAGAGCAGTCGCTACCAGTTGCCGTTCGGCTTTATCCCGGAGGATCAGGTCGGTACTCCGTTGCCGCAGCAACTGGCATTGTCGCGGGTACGGCGCGGACGCCAGGTCGGCCTGATCACCGACGCCTTCAGCCTGGACACCTTTGTGCATGCCGTAATGCAGGGCATTCAGGCCGGCACCGTATTGGCCTCCAGCGACGGCGACATTCGTTTCGAGTCCACCGCGGAGCTGGAAAAACTCGGCCTCAATGCCGAGTCGCCGGTACGTTACCTGTCCGCCGAACAGTCCAACAGTTCGGTGGTGATCGGCAATAGCCTGGTGCTGAAACTGATCCGCAAGGTCGCCAGCGGTGTGCACCCTGAGCTTGAAATGAGCGCGTACCTGACCGAAGCCGGGTTCAGCAATATTTCGCCATTGCTGGGGGCCGTGGTGCGCCGGGACGGGGCGGGTGAAGACAATTTGCTGATGATCGCCCAAGGCTATCTGAGCAATCAGGGTGATGCCTGGGAGTGGACGCAGAACAACCTCGAGCGGGCGCTGCGCGATGAACTGGCCGACGCTATGTCCGAGCAGGAACAGCATTACAACGCGCTCGGCGAACTGAAAGATTTCGCCGCTATGCTCGGTCAGCGCCTGGGGGAAATGCACCAGGTGCTGGCGGCGCCGAGTGCCAACCCGGACTTCTTGCCCCAGGTCACCACGCAGAAAGAGGCGCTGGCCTCGGCCAGGGACGTCGCGGCGCAAATCGAGCACGCGCTGAACTTGCTCAAGCAGCATAAGAATCAACTGAACCCGGCGAACCAGACTCTGGTCGGCCGTTTACTGGACAACAGGAAAGCCATCCTCGGCCATGTACAAGCGTTGGGCAAAAAGACCGCGGGCGGCTTGCGCATTCGTGTGCACGGCGACCTGCATCTGGGGCAGGTGCTGGTGATCAAGGGCGATGCCTACCTGATCGACTTCGAGGGCGAACCGGCCCGGCCATTGCATGAACGACGGGGCAAACACAGCCCGTACAAGGATGCCAGCGGCGTGCTGCGTTCCTTCGACTATGCGGCGGCGATGGCGATCAATGTGCAGAGCGTCGACAACACCGCGGCGGCCGATGCCGCACGCTTGCGGGTCACCGATCGCTACTTGAGCGAGGCGCGGCAGGCATTTGTCGACGCTTATCGGCTGGCGGCAGCTAGTCTTGCCCATGCATGGCAAGATCCCGAAGGCGAGGATGCCGCGCTGGCGTTGTTCGGTCTGGAGAAGGCGGCGTATGAAGTGGCCTATGAGGCGGAAAATCGCCCCACCTGGTTGCCCGTGCCGTTGCACGGTTTATATGGATTATTGAGTGGGCTTAAACCCTTTTCCGATCTTGGTGGAGAGTAGTCATGAGTGTCTCGAACAAGGAACAGGGTCATCACAAAGAAGCGCTGCTGCCCAGGGCGCGGGATATCGATGCATTGGTGCGTGCCGAGCATATCGATCCTTTCGCCATTCTCGGCCCCCACGCCGATGGCGCCGGCGGGCAATTCATTCGTGCGTATCTGCCGGGCGCCCTGAGTGTGCAGGTGCTGGCCAGGGACTCCGGTGAAGAGCTGGGTCAACTTGAAGCCACAGAGACCCCGGGGTTGTTCGTCGGCCATTTCCAGCGCGCGCAAGCGTATCTGCTGCGCACCCGTTGGGCCGGCGGCGAGCAAACCGCAGAAGATCCTTACAGCTTCGGCCCTTTGTTGGGCGAAATGGATTTGTACCTGTTTGCCGAAGGCAATCACCGCGACCTCAGCGGGTGCCTGGGTGCGCAACTGAAAACCGTGGACGGCGTCGACGGCGTGCGTTTTGCCGTATGGGCGCCGAATGCCCGGCGGGTGTCGGTGGTCGGTGATTTCAACGTCTGGGACGGGCGTCGGCATCCGATGCGCCTGCGTCATCCCACCGGTGTCTGGGAGTTGTTCATTCCGCGCCTGCAAGCCGGGGACACCTACAAATACGAGATTCTCGGCGCCCACGGCATTTTGCCGTTGAAGGCCGATCCCATGGCGCTGGCCACCAGCCTGCCACCGGACACCGCCTCGAAAGTCGCCTCACCCTTGAACATCGACTGGCAGGACCAGGACTGGATGATGTCCCGGGGGGACCGCCAGCGGGTGACGGCGCCGTTGTCGATCTACGAATTGCACGCCGGCTCGTGGCAATGCGAGCTGGACGACCTGGGTGAAGTGGCCCGCCAGTACACCTGGCCCGAATTGACCGAGCGGCTGATTCCCTATGTCAAAGACCTGGGCTTCACCCACATCGAACTGATGCCGATCATGGAGCATCCATTCGGCGGTTCGTGGGGCTATCAGTTGCTGTCGCAATTCGCGCCGAGTGCGCGCTATGGCACGCCGGACCAGTTCGCCGCGTTCATCAACGCCTGCCACCAGGCCGAACTCGGGGTGATTCTCGATTGGGTGCCGGCGCATTTCCCCACCGATACCCACGGCCTGGCCCAGTTTGACGGCACGGCGCTCTACGAGTACGGCAACCCGCAGGAAGGTTTCCATCAGGACTGGGACACGCTGATCTACAACCTGGGGCGCACCGAAGTGCACGGCTACATGCTGGCGTCTGCGCTGCACTGGCTCAAGCATTTCCATGTCGACGGCCTGCGGGTCGATGCGGTGGCCTCGATGCTGTATCGCGACTACTCGCGCAAGGCCGGCGAGTGGGTGCCGAACCGCCATGGCGGGCGGGAGAACCTGGAAGCCATCGACTTCCTGCGTCACCTCAATGACGTGGTGGCCCTCGAAGCACCCGGTGCGCTGGTGATCGCCGAAGAATCCACCGCATGGCCGGGTGTCAGCCAGGGCACGCAACAGGGTGGCCTGGGCTTTGCCTACAAATGGAACATGGGCTGGATGCACGATTCGCTGCATTACATTCAGCAGGACCCGGTGTACCGCGCCCATCACCACAACGAGCTGAGTTTCGGCCTGGTGTATGCGTGGTCCGAGCGCTTCATCCTGCCGATCTCCCACGATGAAGTGGTGCATGGGAAGCACTCGCTGATCGACAAGATGCCCGGCGACCGCTGGCAGAAATTCGCCAACCTGCGGGCCTACCTGAGTTTCATGTGGGCCCATCCGGGCAAGAAACTGTTGTTCATGGGCTGTGAATTCGGCCAGTGGCGCGAGTGGAACCATGACCAGCAACTGGACTGGTACCTGTTGCAATACCCCGAGCACAAGGGCGTGCAGAAACTGGTGGCCGACCTGAACCGCTTGTACCGCGAAGAGCCGGCGCTGCATGAGCAGGACGACGTGCCCCAGGGTTTCCAGTGGCTCATCGGCGATGATGCGATCAACAGCGTTTATGCGTGGTTGCGCTGGAGCAAGGACGGCAAGCCGGTGCTGGTGGTGGCCAACTTTACGCCGGTGCCACGGGAGGCTTATCGCGTCGGGGTGCCGTTTGCCGGGCAGTGGAACGAGGTGCTCAACAGCGACTCGTCGATCTATGCCGGTTCCAACTACGGCAACAGTGGCGGGGCGGTTGCCGAAGAGGTGCCGAGCCATGGCCAGGCGTTGTCGCTGGTGCTGAATTTGCCGCCGTTGGCGGTGTTGATGTTAAGGCCGCAGGGCTGATCCTAAGTCGGCGGTGCTGCCTTTCGCGAGCAGGCTCGCTCCCACACTGAATGGATGTGGGAGCGAGCCTGCTCGCGAAGGGGCCAGCCTGGTCAAATCATCTTTTGAAGTATTCCCTCACCAGCGCATCCGTATCCCCAGGCTGCCAATCAACCCGTTCAAGTCATTGTCGTCCACGTCGCTGCTGTAGTCGGCGCTGACGTACAGGCTCACCGACGGCGTCACCCGGGCCACCAGACCCAGACCCAGTTCGACGGTCGAGGATTTGCGGCTGCTGCTGATCTTGTCGACCTGGTCGAGGGTGACGGTGTTGCCGGTGTAAACCGTGTGCCACAAGTTGGTCCGCACATAAGGTTCGACCGGCAGGCCGCTGATGTTGTAACTGCCTTGCAAGCGCGCACCGACCCGGCCGCTCCACGAGTTCAGGTCAGTTGAAGAGGCGTTGCCGGATCCGGCATAAGGGGCGTCCAGGCTGATGCGCTGATTGATCAACTGTGCCTGGGGCTCAAACACCCAGTTTTCGCCCAGGCCGATGGGGAAGCCACCCTCCACCGACAGTGTCATCGCGCGGCCCTCGGTGGCTTGCCGGGCTCCTTTCACATTACGGCTGAAGCCGCTGACCCGGCCACCGCTGGCGGTCAGGTCGACGTGCCAGCCTTGTGGTCCGGTCAGGCTCCAGTAGGCGCCGAGGCTATGCCCCTGGAGGTTGAGCCTGTCGCTGTCGGGATCGGACATTGCCGGGGTGATCTGTGCGCCGTGGTTGTTGAGCTGGTACTGACTCGTGCCGCCGACCAGACCGACCCTTTGCGTATGGCCGCTGGCGCTTTGCACGGTGAGGATCGCCGGGCCTTTGAGTGCGTGGGTGCCGGGGACGGCCAGCCCTTGGGACAGGTAATCGGTTTGTGCCTGGCGAGAGGGCTGGCCGTAGAGTTGGTCCCAGTCCGTGGGCGATGCGTCTTCGGTGGTCAGGCTGGAGCTGCGTAGATCGGGATGAGCGCTGAATTGACCGGGATAGGTGACTGCGACAGTAGACAAACCGAGCGTCGGGATGTCCTGGCGATACCACGGGGTTGTTTCCTGCTCGTCGGTGGCGGCCAGTATTTCCATGGCGGAACACAGCAGGAGTGAACTCGACACCGTGCAAAAAGTGACTTTGATCTCTTGTGGGGTGAGTGAAATGTTCATGGAGGTCTACCTTGCGGTCGCATGAGGTATCTCGCTCTGGCGTCTCTCCTACCCCGAATGAGGGGCGGCCGAATGGATCAGGGGGCGTCACGGACTGCCCGTTTATACGGGTGCCCGAGGCTGGTCCTGGTGGTGATTCCGGGGGTAGTAAAGTGAAGTCAAGAAGACCGCAACGGTCGAGTCAAGAAGATGGCCGATAAGTGGTAACGGTTTAAGTGACTGATTTATGACGTGCCCATAAGTGCTTGTTTGTTTGAAGGTGCGTCAAAAAAACTGTGGCTCAGAGATGCACTTCCACCGCCAGCGGCAAATGGTCAGACAGGTGCGTCCACGGTTTGTTTCCCAGTATTTGCGGCTCGTGGCTGCTGGCGTTGCGCAGGTAGACGCGGTCCAGGCGCAGCAAGGGAAACCGTGCGGGGTAGGTTTTGGCCGGACGACCAAGGTGGCGTTCGAAGGCTTCGTGCAGGTAGTCGCGGCGGACAAGGGTGGCGTTGCCCTGCATCTGCCAGTCGTTGAAGTCGCCGGCAATGATCACCGGCGCATCATCCGGCAAGGACTCGAGGAGCTGACAGAGCAACTGCAACTGCAGCTGACGATGGCTTTCCAGCAGGCTGAGGTGAACGCAGATGGCATGCACCTCGCGATGCCCCGGCACGTCCAGCACGCAGTGCAGCAAGCCACGGCGTTCCGGGCCGGTAATGGAAACATCCAGGTTTCGATACTCGCGGATCGGGTATTTCGACAGCAGGGCATTGCCATGGTGACCGTCGGGATAGACGGCATTGCGCCCATAGGCGAAGTCGCTCCACATGCTGTCGGCGAGGAATTCATATTGCGAGGTTTGTGGCCAATCGTTGTAGCGGGAGGAGTGGCGGTCATGCTCGCCGACGACTTCTTGCAGAAACACCAGGTCTGCCGACGTACTGCGCACCGCTTCACGTAATTCAGGGAGGATGAAGCGCCGGTTGAGCGCGGTAAAACCCTTATGGGTGTTGACCGTCAGCACGCGAAGCCGATGAATCGCCGGGGGCGTGTTCAAGGGTGTCGATTCGGCTGCCTGCCGTTTTGAATGACTGGCCACTTGCACTCCTCTGACTCAGGGCTGCTTATGTATGCGACTGATGCGACGGCAGTCAGTTCAGTCCGATAGGCTGCGCCGAACCGATAATCGATGATTTCATACCAACACGATTTCATAAGGCAAACGGATACGCTCCAGCAGCGGCCGGGGCAGCAACGGCGCGAGGCCGATGGCCGGCTCGCCGTCCAGTTGGCTGGCGTAGGCATGGGTGGCGTGGCTCTTGCGGGCGACGGTCCAGGTATCCAGGCGTACCTTGCGGGCACGGTGCCAGGGAATCAGCTCCCGGTCCCGTGCCGGCCAGTGCCAGGCCCAGAACGGTACGTCGTTGTAGGTTGCCCCTACATTGGCCGCCGCCCTGGCGCTGGCGCGGCCAACGGTGTCGTGGTCGACGTTGCCGTCCTGGCGCCAGGTGCTGAACACCACATCACCGGGGCGCAGGTAGCGCGTGATGAATTGGGCGATCTGATCTTCGTACTCCACCAGGGCGTTGTCGGTAAACCCGCCACGAATCCACTTCAGGCTGTGCATCGGCAAACCGAGCCGGCGGATGGCTTCGACGCTTTCCTGGGGACGAAATACGCTGAGGCGCTTTTCCGACCACTGCCGAGAGCCCGGATGGCTGGCGCTGCCGTCGGTGATCGAGATCAATTGCAGCGGGTGGCCGAGATTGCTGAGCAACTGCAGCAGGCCACCGCAGGTCACGACTTCATCGCCGGGGTGTGGGGCAATGAGCACTGCGCGTGCGCCGATGGGCACAAGCGACTGGGTACTGATGACCGGAATGCTGTCCAGTTGCGGGGCGCTGTTCCAGATCTGTGATGGCAGATTGGCTTCGCTCAGGGAAACGGGTTTCATGGTGGATACGTCCTTGTTCTGCGTCGCCTTCAGTCGTGCATCGGACAAGCCCGGCAGACCCGTGAGGGCTCGTTGATAGCGGTGCGACAAGCCAAACCCTGGATTGCCGCGAATCGAGTATTGCTCATGTAACGCTATTCGTCGCGTCGCGAACCTGCCCGGAATGATTTTTCCGCTCTGCGGTGTTGCGGCCAAAACTGGTTGTAGGTTTTTTTACTCTTCTTCCTCATGCTGCAACTCGAACAGCAGCAATGAGCGGCCGGTGACCGAGTACTCGTGGCCAAACTCGAAGCGTTCCTGGCCGTGGATAGATGGCTGGTTGGTGTCGATCATGCACGTCCAGAAACCGCCGTCAGGCACTTCCGGCAGCCGGAAATTGACGATGTCGTGATGCGCGTTGACCACCAGCATCAACGTCGCGTCGATGCCTTTGCGGCGAATGCCGGTTTCCTGGGCGCGGCCATCGAGCAGCATGCCCAGGCATCGGTTGTGCGCATCGTGCCAATGCCTGGTGGTCATTTCGGTGCCGTTCGGCGCCAGCCATGTCACGTCCTTGACGCCGATATCCTCGTTGTAATTACCCACCAGGAAACGCCCGCGCCGCAGGACCGGGTAGGTCAGGCGTAACTTGATCAGGCGTTTGACGAACTTGAGCAGGGCCTTGCCATCTTCGCTGAGGTCCCAGTTGACCCAGCCGATCTCGCTGTCCTGGCAGTAGGCATTGTTGTTGCCGTCCTGGGTACGGGCAAACTCGTCGCCGGCCACCAGCATCGGCGTGCCTTGGGCCAGCAGCAGGGTGGCGAAGAAATTGCGCATCTGCCGATGGCGCAGCGCGTTGATCTCGGGATTGTCGGTGGGGCCTTCGACGCCGTGGTTCCAGGACAGGTTGTTGTTGCTGCCGTCCTGATTGTTTTCGTCGTTGGCTTCGTTGTGCTTGTCGTTGTAGGACACCAGGTCATTGAGGGTGAAGCCGTCGTGGGCGGTGACGAAGTTCACCGATGAATAGGGGCGACGGCCACGTTGGTTGAACATCTCGCCCGAAGCGGTCAGGCGGCTGGCAAAGTCCGCCAGTTGGCTGTCGTCGCCTTTCCAGAAGGCGCGCACGGTGTCGCGGAACTTGTCGTTCCACTCGACCCAGCCCGGCGGAAAGTTGCCGACCTGATAACCGCCGGGGCCACAGTCCCAGGGTTCGGCGATGAGTTTGACCTGGCGCAACACCGGGTCCTGACGGCAGGCCACCAGGAAACTGTGGCGTTCGTCGAAACCGTCGTGATAACGCCCCAGGATGGTCGCCAGGTCGAAGCGGAAGCCGTCCACGTGCATTTCCGAGGCCCAGTAGCGCAGGGAGTCGGTGACCATTTGCAGCACGCACGGGTGGCTCAGGTCCAGGGTGTTGCCGGTGCCGGAATCGTTGATGTAGAAGCGCTTGTCATCGGGCTTGAGGCGGTAGTAGGACGCATTGTCGATGCCGCGCATGGACAGGGTCGGGCCTTGCTCGTTGCCCTCGGCGGTGTGGTTGTAGACCACGTCGAGGATTACCTCCAGATTGGCTTCGTGCAGGTGTGCGACCATTTCCTTGAATTCGGCGATCTTGCCGCTGGCCAGGTAACGCGGATCGGGGGCGAAGAATGCAATGCTGTTGTAGCCCCAGTAATTGGTCATGCCCTTGTGCAGCAGGTGCTGGTCGTTGACGAACGCATGGATCGGCAGCAACTCCACGGTCGACACGCCGAGTTTGCGGATGTGTTCCACCACGTCATCGACCATCAACCCGGCAAAGGTGCCGCGCAGGTTCTCGGGGACGGCAGGGTGACGCATGCTGAAGCCGCGCACATGGGTTTCATAGATGATTGTCTTGTCCCACGGTACGCTGACACGATGATCGTGGCCCCAGGTGTGCGCCGGGTCGATGACCTTGCATTTGGGCACGAAGGGCGCGCTGTCCCGTTCATCGAAGCTGAGGTCGGCGTCGGGGTGGCCGATGGTGTAGCCGAACAGCGCTTCGGACCATTTCAGCTTGCCCACCAGTTGTTTGGCGTAGGGGTCGATCAGCAGTTTGTTGGGGTTGAAGCGATGGCCGTTGGCCGGGTCGTAGGGGCCGTAGACGCGATAGCCGTAGATCAGCCCCGGATGGGCGTCGGGCAGGTAGCCGTGGTAGATCTCGTCGGTGTATTCGGGCAGTTCGATGCGTTCGATTTCAACCTCGCCGGCGTCGTCGAACAGGCACAGTTCAACCCGGGTGGCGTGGGCGGAAAACAGGGCGAAGTTGACGCCCAGGCCATCCCAGGTGGCACCCAGCGGAAAGGGCAGGCCTTCGCGGATTCGTGTGGTTTCGGCACGAGGGGCTGGCGCGGCGGCTTTCTTCGGACTGGTCATAGGTACTCCTGTAAACGGGGTACATGTGGGAGCGAGCTTGCTCGCGATG includes these proteins:
- a CDS encoding alpha-1,4-glucan--maltose-1-phosphate maltosyltransferase, with protein sequence MTAEKPTELSYNPHMPLSQALLLPRIVIENIMPTLEGGQFAVKAVVGQDVVVTAKVFADGHDKLAVRVRWRAEDEDVWQSAAMHDLGNNGWQGQFRVDSQGRYLFCIEAWIDQFASFCYELEKKHAAAVPVSLELQEGRIHVQQAAERSEGQLSEQLAALHHELSGLLETEQIALFLHPRSADLMARVDHRAYLSLSPEYPVDVERELAQFASWYELFPRSITDSPTRHGTFNDVHSRLAMIQDMGFDVLYFPPIHPIGRSYRKGPNNSLTAGSDDPGSPYAIGSEEGGHEAIHSQLGTREDFRRLVAAAAAHGLEIALDFAIQCSQDHPWLKQHPGWFNWRPDGTIKYAENPPKKYQDIVNVDFYAPEAIPSLWLELRDIVVGWVEEGVKIFRVDNPHTKPLPFWQWLIADVRALYPEVIFLAEAFTTPAMMARLGKVGYSQSYTYFTWRNTKAELATYFTELNESPWRECYRPNFFVNTPDINPAFLHESGRPGFLIRAVLATMGSGLWGMYSGFELCESAPVPGKEEYLDSEKYEIRPRDFNAPGNIIAEIAQLNRIRRQNPALHTHLGLKVYNAWNDNILYFGKRSADGGNFILVAVSLDPHNLQEANFELPLWEMGLPDYASTHGEDLMNGHRWTWHGKQQFMRIDPAYQPFGIWRITAS
- the treS gene encoding maltose alpha-D-glucosyltransferase, which produces MAKKPKAATFINDPLWYKDAVIYQVHVKSYFDSNNDGIGDFPGLIAKLDYIADLGVNTIWLLPFYPSPRRDDGYDIAEYRGVHGDYGTMADARRFIAEAHKRGLRVITELVINHTSDQHPWFQRARKAKPGSAARDFYVWSDDDQKYDGTRIIFLDTEKSNWTWDPVAGQYFWHRFYSHQPDLNFDNPQVMKAVLSVMRYWLDMGIDGLRLDAIPYLIERDGTNNENLPETHDVLKKIRAEIDANYPDRMLLAEANQWPEDTQLYFGDTDKKGLNGDECHMAFHFPLMPRMYMALAQEDRFPITDILRQTPDIPANCQWAIFLRNHDELTLEMVTDKERDYLWNYYAADRRARINLGIRRRLAPLMERDRRRVELLNSLLLSMPGTPTLYYGDEIGMGDNIYLGDRDGVRTPMQWSIDRNGGFSRADPASLVLPPIMDPQYGYLSVNVETQAGDPHSLLNWTRRLLAVRKQSKAFGRGTLKMLSPSNRRILAYTREYTGVDGKHEVILCVANVSRSAQAAELDLSAYVGMVPVEMLGGNAFPPIGQLNFLLTLAPYGFYWFGLAAENQMPSWHVEPAQSLPDFTTLVLKKRMEELLEAPSRTTLEQSILPNWLQNRRWFAGKDAAIEQVDLAYGVRFGDPQHPVLFSEINVTSGGQSSRYQLPFGFIPEDQVGTPLPQQLALSRVRRGRQVGLITDAFSLDTFVHAVMQGIQAGTVLASSDGDIRFESTAELEKLGLNAESPVRYLSAEQSNSSVVIGNSLVLKLIRKVASGVHPELEMSAYLTEAGFSNISPLLGAVVRRDGAGEDNLLMIAQGYLSNQGDAWEWTQNNLERALRDELADAMSEQEQHYNALGELKDFAAMLGQRLGEMHQVLAAPSANPDFLPQVTTQKEALASARDVAAQIEHALNLLKQHKNQLNPANQTLVGRLLDNRKAILGHVQALGKKTAGGLRIRVHGDLHLGQVLVIKGDAYLIDFEGEPARPLHERRGKHSPYKDASGVLRSFDYAAAMAINVQSVDNTAAADAARLRVTDRYLSEARQAFVDAYRLAAASLAHAWQDPEGEDAALALFGLEKAAYEVAYEAENRPTWLPVPLHGLYGLLSGLKPFSDLGGE
- the glgB gene encoding 1,4-alpha-glucan branching protein GlgB, translating into MSVSNKEQGHHKEALLPRARDIDALVRAEHIDPFAILGPHADGAGGQFIRAYLPGALSVQVLARDSGEELGQLEATETPGLFVGHFQRAQAYLLRTRWAGGEQTAEDPYSFGPLLGEMDLYLFAEGNHRDLSGCLGAQLKTVDGVDGVRFAVWAPNARRVSVVGDFNVWDGRRHPMRLRHPTGVWELFIPRLQAGDTYKYEILGAHGILPLKADPMALATSLPPDTASKVASPLNIDWQDQDWMMSRGDRQRVTAPLSIYELHAGSWQCELDDLGEVARQYTWPELTERLIPYVKDLGFTHIELMPIMEHPFGGSWGYQLLSQFAPSARYGTPDQFAAFINACHQAELGVILDWVPAHFPTDTHGLAQFDGTALYEYGNPQEGFHQDWDTLIYNLGRTEVHGYMLASALHWLKHFHVDGLRVDAVASMLYRDYSRKAGEWVPNRHGGRENLEAIDFLRHLNDVVALEAPGALVIAEESTAWPGVSQGTQQGGLGFAYKWNMGWMHDSLHYIQQDPVYRAHHHNELSFGLVYAWSERFILPISHDEVVHGKHSLIDKMPGDRWQKFANLRAYLSFMWAHPGKKLLFMGCEFGQWREWNHDQQLDWYLLQYPEHKGVQKLVADLNRLYREEPALHEQDDVPQGFQWLIGDDAINSVYAWLRWSKDGKPVLVVANFTPVPREAYRVGVPFAGQWNEVLNSDSSIYAGSNYGNSGGAVAEEVPSHGQALSLVLNLPPLAVLMLRPQG
- a CDS encoding autotransporter outer membrane beta-barrel domain-containing protein; amino-acid sequence: MNISLTPQEIKVTFCTVSSSLLLCSAMEILAATDEQETTPWYRQDIPTLGLSTVAVTYPGQFSAHPDLRSSSLTTEDASPTDWDQLYGQPSRQAQTDYLSQGLAVPGTHALKGPAILTVQSASGHTQRVGLVGGTSQYQLNNHGAQITPAMSDPDSDRLNLQGHSLGAYWSLTGPQGWHVDLTASGGRVSGFSRNVKGARQATEGRAMTLSVEGGFPIGLGENWVFEPQAQLINQRISLDAPYAGSGNASSTDLNSWSGRVGARLQGSYNISGLPVEPYVRTNLWHTVYTGNTVTLDQVDKISSSRKSSTVELGLGLVARVTPSVSLYVSADYSSDVDDNDLNGLIGSLGIRMRW
- a CDS encoding endonuclease/exonuclease/phosphatase family protein, with translation MASHSKRQAAESTPLNTPPAIHRLRVLTVNTHKGFTALNRRFILPELREAVRSTSADLVFLQEVVGEHDRHSSRYNDWPQTSQYEFLADSMWSDFAYGRNAVYPDGHHGNALLSKYPIREYRNLDVSITGPERRGLLHCVLDVPGHREVHAICVHLSLLESHRQLQLQLLCQLLESLPDDAPVIIAGDFNDWQMQGNATLVRRDYLHEAFERHLGRPAKTYPARFPLLRLDRVYLRNASSHEPQILGNKPWTHLSDHLPLAVEVHL